The Streptomyces sp. NBC_00775 genome includes the window TTACACCTGTTCACCCCGGGCTACCAGGACCGCCCGCATGACCACCGCTTCGCCTTCGCGACCCGGATCCTCAGCGGCGCCTACGTCCACCGCGGCTACCGGCGGACCGTTCTGGACCCCGACGCCTCGTCGGCCGGGCGCACTGCCGAGAGCATCCGGGTCGAGCAGGAGGGAAGCGGCTACGTCATGGGGCCGGACGCGGTGCACTCACTCACCGCTTGCCGACCGACACTCACGTTGATGCTCCGTGGGCCGATCGTCAAAAGGAGCGCGACCATCGTCGAACAGGCCACCGGCGAGCGCTTCCAGCTACGCGGCGCGGCGGACGCGTCGTCGGCGCAGTCCGGCGACGGTCGGCTGGAGCCTGTCGAACTGCTGGCGACGGTGGCCGAGATGTCTGCGGCTCTGCCGGGCAGCGGACGCCCGGGATCCCGGGGCGCGACCTCGTGAGCCCTCGTGACCTCCCCCTTCCCGATGTGATCGTGGCTACCTGCTCGTCCTTCGAGTCGGCCTTTCCGGAAGCGGCTGAGCTGATCGTCGAGCGCCTGCGCGGCTCGGTCGGCAATGTCCGGCTTCAGCGGAGCATCGACGGGGTCTTCCCCGACGGCGAGCTCTGTGTGGACCTCGCTGACGATCCGACCGGTTGTCATGTTCTGCTGCTGCAGTGCGCCACGAACTTCGGCGCCGATCCCAGCAGGGAGATGATGGCGCTCCTGGCGGCGGCCCGCTCCTACCGGGACCACGGCGCGGCCTACGTGGCCGCCTTCCTGCCGCACCTCGCCTACTCCCGGCAGGATCGGCACGTCCCCACGCAACGAAGGCCGCTGATGGCAGCGCTGGTGTCGGATCTGGCGGGTGCGGCGGGGATCGAGGACGTGATCACCCTGCGGTCCGGGAACGCGGCGCTGCTGGACGCCTCGTTCGCCGGGGCACGGCTGACTTTCCTCCCGGTGGACGGCCTGGTGGACGATCTGCTGCGGCCGCTCGTGGGCGACGGCGCCATCCTGGTGGCGCCGGACGCAGGCATCGAACCTGCGGTCAGTGCTCTGGCCAGGGCACACGGGGTGCCCGTGGTCGCGGCGGTCAAGAAACGCCTGGGCCCGGAGCATGTCTCCCTCGCGCTCTCCGACTCTACGGCGCTGGACACGGCGCGCACGGCGATCATCGTCGACGACCTCATCACCAGCGCCGGCACGCTGATGGCGACCGCGCAGGCAGTGCACGAGCGGTGCGAGAACGTGGCGGTGCACGCGGTCTCGACGCACCTGCGTCCCACCGTGTTCGGCAGCAAGCGGCTGCAGAAGTTGCTGTCTGGAGGGGATCTGCGCAGCTTGCGCGCCTCCGACGCCGCCGGGTCCAAACCGGAACTCGACAACCTGGCCGTGCTGCCCGCCCTGCCCTATGTCTTGGCCGACCTGGTGGACGCGTTTCTGCGGCTCGGCCGCCGGAACGCGCCGTCACCCCCCGCCGTAGCGGCCGGGGCCACGACTGCGACGGTCAGCCTGCTCGTCCCCCGCCCCACGCCCGTCCCCGTGCCACGACCAACCCTGTCCGCTTCGGTCATCTGCATGAACCTGGCAGATCTGCGCGCCCAGGTGCCGCGACTGGAGGACGCGGGCGTGCTACGCCTGCATGTCGACATCGCAGACCCGGGCTTCGGCGGGGAGTTCGGCCTTCCGGTACAGATCATCAGTGATCTGCGATCGGTGTCGGCCCTGCCGCTGGACGTGCACATCATGTACGCGAAGCCGGAGCGCCTGCTCAGGCATCCGGTGCTCCGCATGGCCGATCAGATCTCGGTCCACCAGCGGAGCGTCGACCGGGGCAGGCTGGCTGAGTTCCAGCGGGCGCTCCCGGACGGCGTGTCCCTGGGGCTGGTGATCAACGCAGACGAGCCGATCGACCAGGAATTGGTCGAACTGCTCGGCGTGAAAACCGTCACCGTGATGTCGGTCGTTCCCGGCGGCGCCGGTCGGCCCTTCCAGGAGGCCGCGCTGGATGGGATCGCCCACGCGAGGCGACTGCGCGACCGCGGGATCCTGTCCGCGGTCGAGGCAGACGGTGCCGTGGACCAGGACACGGCCCCTCGGCTGGTGTCCGCCGGGGCGGACCGCCTGGTGATCGGCAGTCGGATGCTGCCCGGTCGCGAAGTCTCGCTTCCACGCATCCGAGCTCTCCACGACTCATTCGACAAGCGCTGACCAGGCGCTGACACTACGACGCGAGGAGCCCGCACCCGTGACCACCTACCCCGTCACCATCGGCGCCCTGACCCGCCGACTGCCGATCGTGGCGGTCTCCCCTGACGTCAGCATCGCCTTCCTCAAGCTCTACGGCGACCCGCCGCTGGTATCGGCGGCGGTCGCCCTCCTGGCCCAGCAGGTGTCCGACGAGGTCGACATCGTCCTGGGCCCCGAGGCGGGCGGGATACTCCTTGCGCACTTGCTGGCCGAGAGGCTGGCGCTGCCCTACGTGGTGGCGCGCAAGAAGGCCCGCCCGAACATGGTGAACCCGCTGTCGGTCCCCGTACGGACCATCGGAACCAGTCAGGCCCAGGCGCTGTTCCTGGGTGAGGACGACTGCGGCAGCCTCCAAGGAAAAAACGTGGCCGTCATCGACGAGGTGGTCAGCAGCGGGGGCACGTTGGACGCGGTGCGATCCCTGGTACACGCCGCCGGCGGCAGGGTCGTCCAGGCCCTTGCCGTCGCTACGGAGGGCGAGCCGCGCCCGGACGTGACGAGTCTGCTGCACCTGCCGCTGTTCACGACGGTGACCACCACCCCATGAGGGCGGCGCGCCCGATCGCCCAGCCCATGCCCAGCCCATGGTCATCCTCTGACTGACACAACACCTACCCCGAGGACCGCATGTCGCGTCTGCACACCTCAGGGGCGGTCTCGCTGCTTCGGCTCCTGAAGAACCTGCCCCTTTCCCTCTTCGCGTTCTTGGTCACCGCTTTCGTCACACTGAACGCGCTTCCTGCCCTCTCGGCGATCGCCTCTCGGGACCTGATCACGCGCGCTCGCTCGGCCGGGACCCACCCCGGAGCGTGGCACGCGGTCGTGACCTCGGTGACGGTGTTCGCCCTGGCGATGCTCGTCCAGCAGTTGGCGGTGCTCGCCATCGATCCGATCGCTCACGCGGCCAGCCGCCACATCGACGGACGTCTCCGCTACCAGGTCGCGGAGTTGGCCTTGTCGCCTACGCAGACCGTCCACCTGGACCGTGCGGACCTGATGGGGACCTTCGCCCTGGCATCCAGCGACATGCAGGGGTATACCCCGGGCCGGGCCGCCGTGTCCTACCTGGGCCAGCTCTGCCAACTCGCGGGGTGCTTGGCCTGCCTGGGGCTGCTCGCACCCTCGCAGCCTTGGCTGGTGGTGGCCTGCCTGGTGGTACTTCTGACCCGCCGCTGGTCGCAGAAGCGCATCTACGTGGACCTGAACTGGCTGATCGTCCGCTCCGCGGCGCTGACCAGGCGGCACCGGTTCTGGGCGCAGTTCGCGAGCAGCGTGCAGAACGCCAAGGAGATCCGGGTCTTCGGCCTGCGCGACTGGGTCACCGACCGCCACCGGACCGCCTTTCTGGCTCAGACCCAGCCGATCTGGGAGCAACGCCGCAGGAAGTTCTCCGAGAACTGGAGGTCCCTGCTGGCCGGGATCGTCGCCATGTTCCTGGGCCTGAGCGCGATCGCCTCAGGTTCGGCATCCCACGATCCGGGGACGGTCGCTCAGGACGTCAGCGCCCTGCTGGCCGCGATGTGGCTGGGCAGCCTGGGGTACGGAAGTTTCGACGTCGAACACGGGATGCCGATGGCGCAGGCGGCTGACCGGCTGCGCCGTGAACGGAACCGCATCGGGGAGAGCTCCCCTGCCGTTCCCCCACCGCGCGATCGGACCAAGACGCCGCCCACCGTCCGGTTCCACGAGCTGTCCTTCAGCTACCCGGGCAGCGGGCAGCCAGTGCTCAACGGGCTCGACCTTGAAGTCCGGGCGGGCGAAGTGCTCGCCATTGTCGGAGTCAACGGCGCCGGTAAGACCACGACGACGAAGCTGCTCACCCGTGCGCTGGCACCGGGTGCGGGGCGAATAACCGTCGGCGGCCAGGACCTCGCCGACCTACCCGCCGCGCACTGGCGAAGCCAGATCGCTGTGGTCACCCAGGAATTCCTCCGACTGGACCTCTCGGTGCGCCAGAACATCGAGATCGGTGCCCCTGAGCACGCGGGGGACGACGCCTTCTTCGAGCAGGTCGTCGACGATCTCGACTTGGACGACTTGGTCAGCAGCCTGCCGCAGTCCTGGGATACCCCGCTGTCGCGCAAGCTCTCCGGAGGGAGCGAGCTGTCCGGTGGCCAGTGGCAGCGCATAGCCCTGGCCCGAGCCGTATTCGCGCTTCGGGCCGGCCGAACCCTTCTCATCCTGGACGAGCCGACCGCTCACCTGGACGCCGAGGCCGAGGGCCGGATCTTCAACCGGTTGATCGCCGCTGCGCGGGGGGCCACCGTGATCCTCATCTCGCACCGGCTGGCGACCGTCAGGCTGGCCGACCGGATAGCGCTGCTCCAGGACGGGCGGATTCAGGAACTAGGCACTCATGAAGAACTTCTGACGGAGCGTCGAATCTACGCGGAGCTCTTTGAGTTGCAGTCTCAGCAGTTTGCCGCCGTGGCCCCGGTGCAGGAGGGCAAGCAGTGAGTACCCGAACCAGGCAGTGGATGTTCCTGCTCCGCCTCAACTGCCGTACCAGTCCGCTGCGTTGCTGGCTGATCGTGGCGACCCTGGTCCTCGACGTGTTCGGCCAGCCGGCCTTCGCACTGGCCCTGCGGAACTTCGCCGACGCGGTCGTCGCCGACCAGCACACCGCGGCCCTGCGCGACGCGGTCCTGGCAGCCGCCCTGTTCTCGCTGAGCACCCAGATGCCCGGGGTACGGAACCTCCTGCGCCGCGACGTATGCGAACGCGCGGGCCTCATCCTGGACGGCGAAGTCCTGGGCATGGTCTCCGGCATTCCCACCGTTCACCACCTGGAGGACCCGCGCAGCCTGGATCGAATCGACGCGGTGGCGGGCAGGGGCGCCGAGCTCTCGAACGCCGTCTTCTCCGCGGCGGAGACCCTGGCCACCGTGCTGGGCATCGGTACGACCCTGCTCGTGCTTGCTACCGTGTCCCCGATCCTGCTGCCGACCGTGCTGCTCTGCCTGCCCACCCTCTGGCTCAACCGCATCGGACAGGCCCGCATCCGCAGCGCCCGCCTGCGCGCCGCTGAGGCCCAACGCACCGCTGACGACCTGCTCCAGGTCTTCTTCGATCCCACCGTGGCCACGGAACTGCGGGTGACCGGTGCTGGACCGATGCTCCTGAACGCCTACCAGCGGCGCTGGCGCACCGCCTCCCGCACCGTCGGCAGCGGCATGTGGCGTGCCGGCGCGCTGCTGGCGGTCGGCTGGCTGGTCTTCCTGGCCGGGTTCACCGTGGCGCTGGGGTTCACCGCTGTGCGCCTGAGCCACGGCAGCGCCTCGGTCGGGGATCTGATCATGCTGCTCACCGTCGCTCGCCAGCAGCAGGGAATGTTGCAGAACATCGTTGCTCAGGTGGCGCAGTTCATGGCGGGAATCCACATCGCCGACGCCTACTGGTGGCTACGTGGCGTCGCCGCGGAATCCGCGCCCTCGGCGACCCTGCCGGTACCAGCTGCGCTCAGCCACGGAATCGAGCTCGACCGGGTCTCGTTCAGCTACCCCGGTACCAAGGTGCCGGTGCTGCGCGACATATCTGCCAAACTGCCCGCAGGCTCCCTGGTGGCACTTGTGGGTTCGCACGGCTCCGGCAAGACCTCGCTCATCAAACTCCTGACCGGGATGTACGCGCCGACGAGCGGTCGGCTCACCGTCGAGCACGGCTCCCTCCAGGAGCTCGACCCGGCTGCCTGGCGCGCGCGCCTCACCTGCGGCTTCCAGGACTTCGTCCATTACCCCACGCTCGCCCACGAGGCCGTCGGCGTGGGTGACCTGCCCGCTGTCGACGACCTCCAGGAGGTTCGCCGCGCAGTGGCCCAGGGCGGCGCGACCCGCGTTGTCGAGCGTCTGGACGATGGGCTGATGACGCAGCTCGACCCGGTCTTCGGTGGCGTTGAGCTCTCCGGCGGGCAGTGGCAGAAGCTCGCCCTCGCGCGGACGTGTATGCGTCGCTCTCCGCTGCTGGTCGTGCTCGACGAACCCACTGCGGCGCTGGACGCGCGCAGCGAGTACGAGGTCTTCCAACGCCAGGTCCAGTTGGCCCGGGAACTGGCCCGACGCAGTGGGACGATCACCATCATCGTTTCCCACCGCTATTCCACGGTGCGGATGGCCGACAAGATTCTCGTCCTGTCCCACGGATCTGTCATCGAGGACGGCGACCACCAGCGGCTGATGGCGCTGGGCGGCGAGTACGCCCGGCTGTATGCGATGCAGGAGGAGGCCTACGCCTGAGCCACGTCCATCGCCTTGCGCGAGGGTGTCGTCATCGGAGCTGGGCGGGAAGGCCGGCTCGACGGACTCCCACGCCTGCTGCACCACCCGTGCTTCGCGGGGTCGGTGGTGCGCAGTTCATTGAGCAGGCCGGCGACCAAGGGCGGCCGGGCCGAACCAGCCGTAATTCGCTGCCTGCAGGTGCAGATGTCGGGACTGCTGCCGCAGCCGGTTCTCCAACCGCCGGTCGCTATCCAGCACCGTCGCTGTTCCTGCGTCGTGGGCGCGAAGACAGGCGTCCACCTGCTCGAACGCCGAGATCAGTTTCCTGGCCCCGGCCCGGCCGGCAGCGGCCCACCCAGTCGACCCCTACCGCGGCCACCTGCGCGCCCGCCGGGCGGAGGAACCGGCGGTCCCCGCCCTCCAACTCTTCAGAGAGGTCAAGGAGTTGGGCTACACCAGGAGCCTCAACCTGTTCTACCGCTACATCACCCAGGGCCGCGCGGCGGGCGACAAGCCAGTCACCACCCCGAAACACTTCGCCCACCTCCCGCTCTCCAACCCCGAGAACCTGGCTGCACTCCTTCGCTAACGGCCTCGAACTCGACCGCGCCGCCGTCGACGCCGGACTCACTACACGGCGCTACCACCGATTACGGGACAGAGCCGTTCGCTGGACAGACCCGACTCGTTTCACGGTTCTCGTTCAGCTCGACGGGCGTGACGCGGCCGTCGTCACCGCGTGGCTGTCGGCGATGTCCGTCAAAGCGGATCAAACCCAGTTGTACTCGGCTTGATGACAGATCAGGGAATGGCTGCTGGTGCAGTGCTCCACCAGATATGACGGAGTGATACATGGTTGACCGGTTGCCTAATGTCGCGGTATTGTCGCGTCATGATCGTGACGGGCGTCAGGAAGTTCCTCGTGAGGCGCGTGTACGTCGACTTCGCTCGATGCGACGCGGGGCTTTGTCCCCTCTACATTTAAGTTGCGCATTCCACCTCGCAGTGCTGGTGTGGTGGCCCCCCGAGCGCTTCGGACGTTCCTCCGGCGTTTCTCCGCACTGTTCCCCTCTTCTTAATCTGTGCCGTCCGCGCGGGCTGTCCACGTCTGCCTGGGTCCCGGCCGTCTCCACGTCATTCATCCCGCCCTTCAACGGTGCGCCGCACGGCTGTCCCGGCGCTCACGACCCTGGGCTGGAGAATATGAACGACGCTACTCAGTAAAATCCCGACATTGATGTGCACTTGATGGTTGTCATGCAGCAGTCAGTTCGGTATTCTCATCGATTTTCCATGCCATTGGTCGCCGATTATCTCAGGGTGGCTTCGGAGAGCGGCCGTTGATGCAGAAAGGATGCCCCGTCCATATTATGAATGTGTATGGCGGAAACCCAAAGACGGTTGTATTGCAGGAGTTATTTACTCGATCATTACCCGATGTCATCGCGTTCTCCGTGACGGGGCGGAATCTCCTTTCCTTCACCGCTCTGGCCGAGCCCTTCGAACAGATCGACAAGCACCATGAGCTGACGGCCGCTCAGGCGCAACAAGCGCAGCTGTACCAGGCTCATGTCAGGGGGTGCCGGTGACCGGCCCTGGACACGGCTGGCGCGAAGAGCCCGTCAACTGGCCCCAGTTGGACTGGCAGGTGGGCTGGCGGGTTGATCAGCCGCCCTCCCTGCACCGGACGGACTCCCATGTCTACAACCTGGTCACCGGCGTGGCCGCCACGGGCAGCACCCGCGACCAGGTGCGTGCGGCGGTTCGCGCACTCATCACCCGGCATGAGGCACTGCGCACCCTCCTCGTCCCCGGTGACGGACCACGAGACGTGCAGTGGGTGGCGCCCGCGCCGACGTCACCGGCCGACCTGGAACCGCTGCTCGAGTTCGCCCCGGCCGACGAAGGCGCTCAGAGGTTCCGCTCGCTGCGCCGCACTGACTTCGACCTCGAGCGGCAGTGGCCTCTGAAAGTGCTTGTCGCGGAGGACCGGGGTGCCGTCACCGAAATCGGTGTCGTCGCCGACCATGCCGCCGTCGACGGCTGGGGCATTGAGATACTACGGAACGACCTCGCCCGGTTCCTGACCGCCGCCCGGCGCGGGCACGCCCCGGAGGAGGCTTTCGGAGCGACCGAACTACCCATGCAGCCAAGGGAGGTTGCCCGGTGGGAACGGTCCTCGGCGGGACACGCCCACCTGGAGCGGGCCCTCGCCGTTTGGCGCGATCAGCTGTCCGGCCTGCGGGCAGCTGATGTACCCCACGTGGGTACCCCGGCCCGAGCCGGGGATCCGCCACCGAGGTACCGGTCCTGCGTCATGGGCTCGACCCGGCTCTTGCAGGCCGCCGACCGGGGCTCCGCGGCTTTGCGTGTGCCTGTCTCCACGCTCTTCCTCACCGCCCTGGGCCATGCCCTGTGCGACGTGGCCGGTGCCGTCCGAGTGGGCCTGCAGGCGCACTTCACCAACCGGCTGAGCCCCGCCCACCGGCGGTCAGTCAGCACTCTTTTCCTGCGCGGACCTATGACTGTCGAGCGGACGCCGCGGGTGAACCTGGCCGACGCCGCGCGCGCCCTGTACCCGATACAACTGCGCGGGGCGATAGCCGCGAACGTGGACCGGCTGCGCGTGGAGGAGCTCAAGCAGGAAATCTACGCCGGCACGCAGGCTTCCGTGCTGACCGGCGCCTGGCTGAACTACCAGGATCTCAGCGCCACGCGGGACGGCGGAGGACCGCCGGCACTGCTCGGGCCCCTTCCGGCGCGGCCGCCCGCAGACGATCGCATCCGTACCGAGGGTCTGAAGCGACGCGGCCGGCCCTTCGTCCTGAAGGTCGACCGGTTCCCCGACCAGATCAGCCTCCACCTGCTGTGGCAGGAAGGTGTGGTGCCAGCCGACTTTGCCGAAGCGGTCCTTGGCTCGCTCACCGAGCGGGTCCTGAACCTCGCCCCATCACTTTGAACCACCACTCGCAGCGCAACACCGCACAGTCAATACACATCATGAGAGAAGAGCTGACATGGGCAATCTGTTCGACGTCGCACAGCACTTGGTCGATCTCGCGGCCGCGCAGCAACATCAGGTGATCGACGACCTCGGTGTCGACGTCACCGGCATAGAGGGCGCCAGCGGAGCCCGCGCGGTCTCGTCCCTTGGCGTCACCATGGGCGTCGACCAACTCGTGCTGCAACCGGGAAGCGCGTTTCCGCCCCACATCCACGAGGGCGACCATCTGCTGTACGTGCTGTCGGGGGCTGGTTCGGTGCACATAGACGGCGTGGACCACCTGTTGCGTGCGGGGCAGTCTGTGTTCATCCCGGCGGTCTACGAGCACGGCCTGCGCGGCCCGCAGGAGGGCGGACCACTAAAGATCATCTCGTTCAGTACGCCTCACCACCCCGTCGACTCCGCCCATCGCATGACTGTGATCCGCACGGAACAGGAGTGAGCACCGTGCCGTAGGTAGTGCCCCTGACTGGCCGTTCTCTATCCGTTCGTGTGCTCGGTCCGGTTCGAACAAGGTGCTGGATCGGGTGAGTTGGCCGGTGTCGGGGCATGAAGGAAGACACCTCACGATGCCAACGAGTCAAGCTGCGGCGACGAGTTCGGTGGGGAACGCGGTGCGTTCGTCGAACAGCTGGCGGTGTTGTAGGCAGTGGTAGAGCTGGCCGATCATGCGGTTGAAGAGGTTGCGCTGGGCGGCGGCGTGCCAGTCGCCGCGCTCGCGTCGTCGCCGGTAGTGGGCGTTGGCTCCGGCGGATGCCCGGAGTGAGGCGAAGGCCCAGAGGTAGCCGGCGTGATTGAGCCGGTCGTTCTTCACCCACCGCCGTGTGATGGACGACTTCTTGCCGGAGGCC containing:
- a CDS encoding ribose-phosphate pyrophosphokinase-like domain-containing protein; amino-acid sequence: MATCSSFESAFPEAAELIVERLRGSVGNVRLQRSIDGVFPDGELCVDLADDPTGCHVLLLQCATNFGADPSREMMALLAAARSYRDHGAAYVAAFLPHLAYSRQDRHVPTQRRPLMAALVSDLAGAAGIEDVITLRSGNAALLDASFAGARLTFLPVDGLVDDLLRPLVGDGAILVAPDAGIEPAVSALARAHGVPVVAAVKKRLGPEHVSLALSDSTALDTARTAIIVDDLITSAGTLMATAQAVHERCENVAVHAVSTHLRPTVFGSKRLQKLLSGGDLRSLRASDAAGSKPELDNLAVLPALPYVLADLVDAFLRLGRRNAPSPPAVAAGATTATVSLLVPRPTPVPVPRPTLSASVICMNLADLRAQVPRLEDAGVLRLHVDIADPGFGGEFGLPVQIISDLRSVSALPLDVHIMYAKPERLLRHPVLRMADQISVHQRSVDRGRLAEFQRALPDGVSLGLVINADEPIDQELVELLGVKTVTVMSVVPGGAGRPFQEAALDGIAHARRLRDRGILSAVEADGAVDQDTAPRLVSAGADRLVIGSRMLPGREVSLPRIRALHDSFDKR
- a CDS encoding phosphoribosyltransferase family protein, with protein sequence MTTYPVTIGALTRRLPIVAVSPDVSIAFLKLYGDPPLVSAAVALLAQQVSDEVDIVLGPEAGGILLAHLLAERLALPYVVARKKARPNMVNPLSVPVRTIGTSQAQALFLGEDDCGSLQGKNVAVIDEVVSSGGTLDAVRSLVHAAGGRVVQALAVATEGEPRPDVTSLLHLPLFTTVTTTP
- a CDS encoding ABC transporter ATP-binding protein, which gives rise to MSRLHTSGAVSLLRLLKNLPLSLFAFLVTAFVTLNALPALSAIASRDLITRARSAGTHPGAWHAVVTSVTVFALAMLVQQLAVLAIDPIAHAASRHIDGRLRYQVAELALSPTQTVHLDRADLMGTFALASSDMQGYTPGRAAVSYLGQLCQLAGCLACLGLLAPSQPWLVVACLVVLLTRRWSQKRIYVDLNWLIVRSAALTRRHRFWAQFASSVQNAKEIRVFGLRDWVTDRHRTAFLAQTQPIWEQRRRKFSENWRSLLAGIVAMFLGLSAIASGSASHDPGTVAQDVSALLAAMWLGSLGYGSFDVEHGMPMAQAADRLRRERNRIGESSPAVPPPRDRTKTPPTVRFHELSFSYPGSGQPVLNGLDLEVRAGEVLAIVGVNGAGKTTTTKLLTRALAPGAGRITVGGQDLADLPAAHWRSQIAVVTQEFLRLDLSVRQNIEIGAPEHAGDDAFFEQVVDDLDLDDLVSSLPQSWDTPLSRKLSGGSELSGGQWQRIALARAVFALRAGRTLLILDEPTAHLDAEAEGRIFNRLIAAARGATVILISHRLATVRLADRIALLQDGRIQELGTHEELLTERRIYAELFELQSQQFAAVAPVQEGKQ
- a CDS encoding ABC transporter ATP-binding protein; the encoded protein is MSTRTRQWMFLLRLNCRTSPLRCWLIVATLVLDVFGQPAFALALRNFADAVVADQHTAALRDAVLAAALFSLSTQMPGVRNLLRRDVCERAGLILDGEVLGMVSGIPTVHHLEDPRSLDRIDAVAGRGAELSNAVFSAAETLATVLGIGTTLLVLATVSPILLPTVLLCLPTLWLNRIGQARIRSARLRAAEAQRTADDLLQVFFDPTVATELRVTGAGPMLLNAYQRRWRTASRTVGSGMWRAGALLAVGWLVFLAGFTVALGFTAVRLSHGSASVGDLIMLLTVARQQQGMLQNIVAQVAQFMAGIHIADAYWWLRGVAAESAPSATLPVPAALSHGIELDRVSFSYPGTKVPVLRDISAKLPAGSLVALVGSHGSGKTSLIKLLTGMYAPTSGRLTVEHGSLQELDPAAWRARLTCGFQDFVHYPTLAHEAVGVGDLPAVDDLQEVRRAVAQGGATRVVERLDDGLMTQLDPVFGGVELSGGQWQKLALARTCMRRSPLLVVLDEPTAALDARSEYEVFQRQVQLARELARRSGTITIIVSHRYSTVRMADKILVLSHGSVIEDGDHQRLMALGGEYARLYAMQEEAYA
- a CDS encoding condensation domain-containing protein → MTGPGHGWREEPVNWPQLDWQVGWRVDQPPSLHRTDSHVYNLVTGVAATGSTRDQVRAAVRALITRHEALRTLLVPGDGPRDVQWVAPAPTSPADLEPLLEFAPADEGAQRFRSLRRTDFDLERQWPLKVLVAEDRGAVTEIGVVADHAAVDGWGIEILRNDLARFLTAARRGHAPEEAFGATELPMQPREVARWERSSAGHAHLERALAVWRDQLSGLRAADVPHVGTPARAGDPPPRYRSCVMGSTRLLQAADRGSAALRVPVSTLFLTALGHALCDVAGAVRVGLQAHFTNRLSPAHRRSVSTLFLRGPMTVERTPRVNLADAARALYPIQLRGAIAANVDRLRVEELKQEIYAGTQASVLTGAWLNYQDLSATRDGGGPPALLGPLPARPPADDRIRTEGLKRRGRPFVLKVDRFPDQISLHLLWQEGVVPADFAEAVLGSLTERVLNLAPSL
- a CDS encoding cupin domain-containing protein — encoded protein: MGNLFDVAQHLVDLAAAQQHQVIDDLGVDVTGIEGASGARAVSSLGVTMGVDQLVLQPGSAFPPHIHEGDHLLYVLSGAGSVHIDGVDHLLRAGQSVFIPAVYEHGLRGPQEGGPLKIISFSTPHHPVDSAHRMTVIRTEQE